Proteins from a genomic interval of Oharaeibacter diazotrophicus:
- the fdhF gene encoding formate dehydrogenase subunit alpha codes for MLIKEIDFGTPASKAEKTVTLVIDGVSVTVPEGTSVMRAAMEMGTQIPKLCATDTLDAFGSCRLCLVEIEGRAGTPASCTTPVAPGMVVHTQTDRLKTIRKGVMELYISDHPLDCLTCAANGDCELQDMAGAVGLREVRYGYDGANHVKARTADGAANFEWMPKDESNPYFTYDPSKCIVCNRCVRACEEVQGTFALTIAGRGFDSRVSPGMSEAFLESECVSCGACVQACPTATLTEKKVIEIGQPEHSEITTCAYCGVGCTFKAEMRGEELVRMVPWKDGKANHGHSCVKGRFAWGYASHRDRILKPMVRDKISDPWRETTWEEALGRVASEFARIQSTYGRRSVGGITSSRCTNEETFLVQKLIRAGFGTNNVDTCARVCHSPTGYGLKTTFGTSAGTQDFDSVDDSDVILVIGANPTDGHPVFGSRMKRRLREGAKLIVVDPRRIDLVRTPHVAAAHHLALQPGTNVAVLTAMAHVIVTEGLANEAFVRERCDVAEYAEWAAFVADPRHSPEATSIHTGVPAADLRAAARLYATGGNAAIYYGLGVTEHSQGSTTVMAIANLAMATGNIGRRGVGVNPLRGQNNVQGACDMGSFPHELSGYRHVSDDATREMFETMWGRPLDSEPGLRINNMLDAAVDGSFKAIYIQGEDILQSDPNTHHVAAGLAAMECVVVQDLFLNETANYAHVFLPGSTFLEKDGTFTNAERRIQRVRKVMTPKNGFADWEITQAIANALGLGWSYRHPSEIMDEIAALTPSFANVTYDLLERMGSVQWPCNDDHPEGSPIMHVDRFVRGRGHFVLTEYVPTDERTGARFPLILTTGRILSQYNVGAQTRRTDNVLWHEEDRLEIHPHDAEQRGVKDGDWVRIQSRAGETALRALVTDRVAPGVVYTTFHHPLTQANVITTDYSDWATNCPEYKVTAVQVAPSNGPTTYQESYDEFSRRSRRIAAEAAE; via the coding sequence GATCCCCAAGCTCTGCGCCACCGACACGCTCGACGCCTTCGGCTCCTGCCGGCTCTGCCTCGTCGAGATCGAGGGCCGCGCCGGCACGCCGGCCTCCTGCACCACGCCGGTCGCGCCGGGCATGGTCGTGCACACCCAGACGGATCGCCTGAAGACGATCCGCAAGGGCGTGATGGAGCTCTACATCTCCGACCACCCGCTCGACTGCCTGACCTGCGCCGCCAACGGCGACTGCGAGCTGCAGGACATGGCCGGCGCGGTCGGCCTGCGCGAGGTCCGCTACGGCTACGACGGCGCCAACCACGTCAAGGCGCGCACCGCCGACGGCGCCGCCAACTTCGAGTGGATGCCGAAGGACGAGTCCAATCCGTACTTCACCTACGACCCCTCGAAGTGCATCGTCTGCAACCGCTGCGTCCGCGCCTGCGAGGAGGTCCAGGGCACCTTCGCGCTGACGATCGCCGGCCGCGGCTTCGACAGCCGCGTCTCGCCGGGCATGAGCGAGGCCTTCCTCGAGTCCGAGTGCGTCAGCTGCGGCGCCTGCGTCCAGGCCTGCCCGACCGCGACCCTCACCGAGAAGAAGGTGATCGAGATCGGCCAGCCCGAGCACTCGGAGATCACCACCTGCGCCTATTGCGGCGTCGGCTGCACCTTCAAGGCCGAGATGCGCGGCGAGGAACTGGTGCGCATGGTGCCGTGGAAGGACGGCAAGGCCAACCACGGCCATTCCTGCGTCAAGGGCCGTTTCGCCTGGGGCTACGCCTCCCACCGCGACCGCATCCTGAAGCCGATGGTGCGCGACAAGATCTCCGATCCCTGGCGCGAGACCACCTGGGAGGAGGCGCTCGGCCGCGTCGCCTCCGAGTTCGCGCGGATCCAGTCGACCTACGGCCGCCGCTCGGTCGGCGGCATCACCTCGTCGCGCTGCACCAACGAGGAGACCTTCCTCGTCCAGAAGCTGATCCGCGCCGGCTTCGGCACCAACAACGTCGACACCTGCGCCCGCGTCTGCCATTCGCCGACCGGCTACGGCCTCAAGACCACCTTCGGCACCTCGGCCGGCACCCAGGACTTCGACAGCGTCGACGACAGCGACGTCATCCTCGTCATCGGCGCCAACCCGACCGACGGCCATCCGGTGTTCGGCAGCCGCATGAAGCGGCGGCTGCGCGAGGGCGCCAAGCTGATCGTGGTCGACCCGCGCCGGATCGACCTCGTGCGCACCCCGCACGTCGCCGCCGCGCACCACCTCGCGCTCCAGCCCGGCACCAACGTCGCCGTGCTCACCGCGATGGCCCACGTGATCGTCACCGAGGGGCTCGCGAACGAGGCCTTCGTGCGCGAGCGCTGCGACGTCGCCGAATACGCCGAGTGGGCCGCCTTCGTCGCCGACCCGCGCCATTCGCCCGAGGCGACCTCGATCCACACCGGCGTTCCGGCGGCTGACCTGCGCGCGGCCGCCCGGCTCTACGCCACCGGCGGCAACGCGGCGATCTACTACGGCCTCGGCGTCACCGAGCACAGCCAGGGCTCGACCACGGTGATGGCGATCGCCAACCTCGCCATGGCCACCGGCAACATCGGCCGCCGCGGCGTCGGCGTGAATCCGCTGCGCGGTCAGAACAACGTGCAGGGCGCCTGCGACATGGGCTCGTTCCCGCACGAGCTCAGCGGCTACCGCCACGTCTCCGACGACGCCACCCGCGAGATGTTCGAGACGATGTGGGGCCGCCCGCTCGACAGCGAGCCGGGCCTGCGCATCAACAACATGCTCGACGCCGCCGTCGACGGCAGCTTCAAGGCGATCTACATCCAGGGCGAGGACATCCTGCAGTCCGACCCCAACACCCACCACGTCGCCGCCGGCCTCGCCGCGATGGAGTGCGTGGTCGTCCAGGACCTGTTCCTGAACGAGACCGCCAACTACGCCCACGTCTTCCTGCCCGGCTCGACCTTCCTCGAGAAGGACGGCACCTTCACCAACGCCGAGCGCCGCATCCAGCGCGTGCGCAAGGTGATGACGCCGAAGAACGGCTTCGCCGACTGGGAGATCACCCAGGCGATCGCCAACGCCCTCGGCCTCGGTTGGAGCTACCGCCATCCCTCCGAGATCATGGACGAGATCGCGGCGCTGACGCCGAGCTTCGCCAACGTCACCTACGACCTCCTCGAGCGGATGGGCTCGGTGCAGTGGCCCTGCAACGACGACCACCCCGAGGGTTCGCCGATCATGCACGTCGACCGCTTCGTCCGCGGCCGCGGCCACTTCGTGCTGACGGAGTACGTGCCGACCGACGAGCGCACCGGCGCCCGCTTCCCGCTGATCCTGACCACCGGCCGCATCCTCAGCCAGTACAACGTCGGCGCCCAGACCCGACGCACCGACAACGTGCTCTGGCACGAGGAGGACCGGCTGGAGATCCATCCGCACGACGCCGAGCAGCGCGGCGTCAAGGACGGCGACTGGGTCCGGATCCAGAGCCGGGCCGGCGAGACGGCGCTGCGCGCGCTCGTCACCGACCGGGTCGCCCCCGGCGTGGTCTACACCACCTTCCACCATCCGCTGACCCAGGCCAACGTCATCACCACCGACTACTCCGACTGGGCCACCAACTGCCCGGAGTACAAGGTGACGGCGGTCCAGGTCGCGCCTTCGAACGGCCCGACGACCTACCAGGAGAGCTACGACGAGTTCTCCCGGCGCTCGCGCCGGATCGCGGCCGAAGCCGCGGAGTGA
- the fdhD gene encoding formate dehydrogenase accessory sulfurtransferase FdhD, which translates to MTAADHDGRPPASGPAAVASLPRAERRTGLKVAAVGSVRPQERFVPAEVAVALVHDGATTAVMMATPDDLEDFAVGFSLTERIVATADAVREVEVVPQADGVEVRIWLAPGLAGDLAARRRAIAGPTGCGLCGVDSLAAAVAPVAVVDTDLALEPADVAAALKAVAAAQTLGRETRATHAAALWSRRDGLIALREDVGRHNALDKLVGAAARAGRLAPAAAVVVTSRVSVEMVQKTAALGAPVLIAVSAPTTLAIRTAGAAGITLVAVARDDGFEIFTRPDRIRVAGAGYPQRTVDVVA; encoded by the coding sequence ATGACCGCGGCCGACCACGACGGACGCCCGCCGGCGTCCGGCCCGGCCGCGGTGGCCTCGCTCCCGCGCGCCGAGCGCCGCACCGGCCTGAAGGTCGCCGCGGTCGGCTCGGTGCGCCCGCAGGAGCGCTTCGTGCCGGCCGAGGTGGCGGTCGCGCTCGTCCACGACGGCGCGACCACGGCCGTGATGATGGCGACGCCGGACGACCTCGAGGATTTCGCGGTCGGCTTCTCCCTCACCGAACGCATCGTCGCGACCGCCGACGCCGTCCGCGAGGTCGAGGTCGTGCCGCAGGCCGACGGCGTCGAAGTCCGGATCTGGCTGGCGCCCGGCCTCGCCGGCGACCTCGCCGCCCGCCGCCGCGCCATCGCAGGCCCGACCGGTTGCGGTCTCTGCGGCGTCGACAGCCTCGCGGCCGCGGTCGCGCCGGTCGCCGTGGTCGATACCGACCTCGCGCTCGAGCCCGCCGACGTCGCCGCCGCGCTGAAGGCGGTCGCGGCGGCGCAGACCCTCGGCCGCGAGACCCGCGCGACCCACGCGGCGGCGCTGTGGTCGCGCCGCGACGGCCTGATCGCGCTGCGCGAGGACGTCGGCCGCCACAACGCGCTCGACAAGCTCGTCGGCGCCGCCGCCCGGGCCGGTCGGCTGGCACCGGCCGCGGCGGTGGTCGTCACCAGCCGTGTCTCCGTGGAGATGGTGCAGAAGACCGCCGCTCTCGGCGCGCCGGTGCTGATCGCCGTCTCCGCGCCCACCACGCTGGCGATCCGCACCGCGGGAGCCGCCGGCATCACCCTCGTCGCCGTCGCCCGTGACGACGGCTTCGAGATCTTCACGCGCCCCGACCGCATCCGAGTCGCCGGCGCCGGATACCCGCAGAGGACCGTCGATGTCGTCGCCTGA
- a CDS encoding formate dehydrogenase subunit delta encodes MSSPDRLVMMANQIALAFAAQGEDRAVPQIADHIVAFWDPRMRAQIDAHVAAGGEGLHPLAAKALAKILAAAA; translated from the coding sequence ATGTCGTCGCCTGACCGTCTCGTGATGATGGCCAACCAGATCGCGCTCGCCTTCGCGGCCCAGGGCGAGGACCGCGCCGTGCCGCAGATCGCCGACCACATCGTCGCCTTCTGGGATCCGCGCATGCGCGCGCAGATCGACGCCCACGTCGCCGCCGGCGGCGAGGGCCTCCATCCGCTCGCGGCCAAGGCGCTCGCCAAGATCCTCGCCGCCGCGGCCTGA
- a CDS encoding ABC transporter substrate-binding protein gives MGATTGRFHMIAVAATVTVLFASATTVRADHLAEAAAGLAGTSVRGLVLDRPAWRAVIERVPEFERATGIRVELEIVAYEDVHDREVEAFRRGGSLTMAVVDLVWLGEFVEAGWLEPLDDLATAGASGVPGFDYGRFAPGMVDALARFDGTLWAVPFDAYAGVLFYDACRLRAAGLPGPPRTWDELKDVHGPRLTDPAAGRYAFAMASLRGEAQTTDSFLRMLAAFGGRLMDDDFRSALGTPEARAALAFRQALGAVMPPAVAGYDHAETLQALARREVAMVTEWSAFHDLLADPAESGLGDCLAVAPEPEGPAGRRPPIGGFALGVVAGASPKERAATRLFLQWATSSDLAQDFADAGGISANTNAYDGDADEAAAPLIAAVLSAWRRADPAFRPRIAAWPALSDAIADVGWRIQAGRTPIEAGLAELGGRIDAILAAEGYRDAGRRRGR, from the coding sequence ATGGGGGCGACGACGGGCCGGTTCCACATGATCGCGGTGGCGGCGACGGTGACGGTGCTGTTCGCCTCGGCCACGACCGTCCGTGCCGATCACCTCGCCGAGGCGGCGGCCGGGCTCGCCGGCACCAGCGTGCGCGGCCTCGTGCTCGACCGCCCGGCGTGGCGGGCGGTGATCGAACGGGTTCCGGAGTTCGAGCGCGCCACCGGCATCCGCGTGGAACTCGAGATCGTCGCCTACGAGGACGTCCACGACCGCGAAGTCGAGGCCTTCCGCCGCGGCGGATCGCTGACGATGGCGGTGGTCGATCTGGTCTGGCTCGGCGAATTCGTCGAAGCGGGCTGGCTCGAGCCGCTCGACGACCTCGCGACCGCCGGCGCGTCGGGCGTGCCGGGCTTCGACTACGGCCGCTTCGCGCCGGGCATGGTCGACGCCCTCGCCCGCTTCGACGGCACGCTCTGGGCGGTGCCGTTCGATGCCTACGCCGGCGTGCTGTTCTACGACGCCTGCCGCCTGCGCGCGGCCGGTCTCCCAGGCCCGCCACGGACATGGGACGAGCTGAAGGACGTCCACGGCCCGCGCCTCACCGATCCGGCGGCCGGCCGCTACGCCTTCGCCATGGCCTCGCTGCGCGGCGAGGCGCAGACGACCGACAGCTTCCTCCGGATGCTCGCCGCCTTCGGGGGGCGGCTGATGGACGACGACTTCCGCAGCGCCCTCGGCACGCCGGAGGCCCGCGCCGCCCTCGCCTTCCGGCAGGCGCTCGGCGCGGTGATGCCGCCCGCCGTCGCCGGCTACGACCACGCCGAGACGCTGCAGGCGCTCGCCCGGCGCGAGGTCGCGATGGTGACGGAATGGTCGGCCTTCCACGACCTCCTCGCCGACCCCGCCGAATCCGGCCTCGGCGACTGCCTCGCGGTCGCCCCCGAGCCCGAAGGCCCGGCGGGGCGTCGGCCGCCGATCGGCGGATTCGCGCTCGGCGTGGTGGCGGGTGCGAGCCCGAAGGAGCGGGCGGCGACGCGGCTGTTCCTGCAGTGGGCGACGTCGAGCGACCTCGCCCAGGACTTCGCCGACGCCGGCGGCATTTCGGCCAACACCAACGCCTACGACGGCGACGCCGACGAGGCCGCCGCGCCGTTGATCGCCGCGGTGCTGTCGGCGTGGCGGCGGGCGGATCCGGCGTTCCGGCCGCGCATCGCCGCCTGGCCGGCGCTGTCCGACGCGATCGCCGACGTCGGCTGGCGGATCCAGGCGGGGCGGACGCCGATCGAGGCCGGCCTCGCCGAACTCGGCGGTCGGATCGACGCGATCCTCGCGGCGGAGGGATACCGGGACGCCGGCCGGCGCCGCGGGCGCTGA
- a CDS encoding WD40/YVTN/BNR-like repeat-containing protein, whose protein sequence is MAERVLVMVGTRKGAFLLESDAARRDWTLAGPFCEAWPINHVVAEPGTGVIYAAGGNEWFGPAVWRSGDRGRTWTHSSRGLAYGEGEDPVKAAWSLAFGADGRLWVGVEPAGLFVSDDGGRSFREAAGLRHHPSRADWMPGAGGLILHAIVPHPRDPAQVWVAISAAGVFHSFDGGETFEPRNRGTRCDFNPEDARYPDWGQCVHGLVMAPGRPDRLYQQNHCGMYVSEDGGRQWTSIEAGLPSDFGFPVAAHPRDPDQVFLLPLNGAVEGRFVPEGRAAVWRSTDAGASWRDLRAGLPQANAFFGVLRQALATDRLEPAGVYFGTSGGTLYGSADEGGSFAEIARNLPVVHSVETAVLPA, encoded by the coding sequence ATGGCTGAACGGGTGCTGGTGATGGTCGGCACGCGCAAGGGCGCGTTCCTGCTCGAGAGCGACGCCGCCCGGCGCGACTGGACGCTCGCCGGGCCGTTCTGCGAGGCGTGGCCGATCAACCACGTCGTCGCCGAACCCGGCACCGGCGTCATCTACGCCGCCGGCGGCAACGAGTGGTTCGGCCCCGCGGTCTGGCGCTCCGGCGACCGCGGCCGAACCTGGACCCATTCGAGCCGCGGTCTCGCCTACGGCGAGGGCGAGGACCCGGTGAAGGCGGCCTGGAGCCTCGCCTTCGGCGCCGACGGCCGGCTCTGGGTCGGCGTCGAGCCGGCCGGCCTGTTCGTCAGCGACGACGGCGGCCGTTCGTTCCGCGAGGCGGCGGGCCTGCGCCACCATCCCTCGCGCGCCGACTGGATGCCCGGCGCCGGCGGCCTGATCCTGCACGCGATCGTCCCGCACCCGCGCGACCCGGCGCAGGTCTGGGTGGCGATCTCGGCGGCGGGCGTGTTCCACAGCTTCGACGGTGGCGAGACCTTCGAGCCGCGCAACCGCGGCACCCGCTGCGACTTCAATCCCGAGGATGCCCGCTATCCCGACTGGGGCCAGTGCGTCCACGGCCTCGTGATGGCGCCGGGCCGCCCGGACCGGCTCTACCAGCAGAACCACTGCGGCATGTACGTTTCCGAGGACGGCGGCCGGCAGTGGACCAGCATCGAGGCGGGACTGCCCTCCGACTTCGGCTTCCCGGTCGCCGCACACCCGCGCGACCCCGACCAAGTGTTCCTGCTGCCGCTCAACGGCGCGGTCGAGGGCCGTTTCGTGCCGGAGGGCCGCGCCGCGGTCTGGCGCAGCACCGACGCCGGGGCGTCCTGGCGCGACCTGCGCGCCGGCCTGCCGCAGGCGAACGCCTTCTTCGGCGTGCTCCGACAGGCCCTCGCCACCGACCGGCTCGAGCCGGCCGGCGTCTATTTCGGCACCAGCGGCGGCACGCTCTACGGCAGCGCCGACGAGGGCGGCAGCTTCGCCGAGATCGCCCGCAACCTGCCGGTGGTCCACTCGGTCGAGACCGCGGTGCTGCCGGCATGA